A genome region from Prionailurus bengalensis isolate Pbe53 chromosome B4, Fcat_Pben_1.1_paternal_pri, whole genome shotgun sequence includes the following:
- the AICDA gene encoding single-stranded DNA cytosine deaminase, whose protein sequence is MDSLLMKQRKFLYHFKNVRWAKGRHETYLCYVVKRRDSATSFSLDFGHLRNKNGCHVELLFLRYISDWDLDPGRCYRVTWFTSWSPCYDCARHVADFLRGYPNLSLRIFTARLYFCEDRKAEPEGLRRLHRAGVQIAIMTFKDYFYCWNTFVENREKTFKAWEGLHENSVRLSRQLRRILLPLYEVDDLRDAFRTLGL, encoded by the exons ATGGACAG CCTCCTGATGAAGCAGAGGAAGTTTCTCTACCATTTCAAGAATGTCCGCTGGGCTAAGGGTCGCCATGAGACCTACTTGTGCTACGTGGTGAAGCGGCGGGACAGTGCCACCTCCTTTTCATTGGACTTCGGTCACCTTCGAAACAAG AACGGCTGCCACGTGGAACTGCTCTTCCTCCGCTACATCTCCGACTGGGACCTGGACCCTGGCCGCTGCTACCGCGTCACCTGGTTCACCTCCTGGAGCCCCTGCTACGACTGCGCCCGGCACGTGGCCGACTTTCTGAGGGGGTACCCCAACCTCAGTCTGAGGATCTTCACCGCGCGCCTCTACTTCTGCGAGGACCGCAAGGCCGAGCCCGAGGGGCTGCGGCGCCTGCACCGCGCGGGCGTCCAAATCGCCATCATGACCTTCAAAG attatttttattgctggAATACTTTTGTGGAAAATCGTGAAAAAACTTTCAAAGCCTGGGAGGGGTTGCACGAAAATTCAGTTCGTCTATCCAGACAGCTTCGACGCATTCTTTTG cCCCTGTATGAGGTTGATGACTTGAGAGATGCATTTCGTACTTTGGGACTTTGA